In Chromobacterium rhizoryzae, one genomic interval encodes:
- a CDS encoding H-NS histone family protein produces the protein MNKKQLINEDLLDSSSDQALKEAAVFLLNTLTDRVQLRQQKGIEEIERLAMAYGLILPKLYAKNGVTPKYQNPAMPHQTWSGRGRPPVWLVEAEARGEDRERFVIKSQKRLGQV, from the coding sequence ATGAATAAAAAACAGTTGATCAACGAGGACTTGCTGGACTCCTCCTCGGACCAGGCTTTGAAAGAAGCCGCGGTTTTCCTGCTGAACACCCTGACGGACCGCGTTCAGTTGCGTCAGCAGAAAGGGATAGAAGAAATTGAGCGGCTGGCCATGGCTTACGGCCTGATTCTGCCCAAGCTCTACGCCAAAAACGGCGTGACGCCCAAATATCAGAACCCGGCGATGCCGCACCAGACCTGGTCCGGCCGCGGCAGGCCGCCGGTGTGGCTGGTGGAGGCGGAGGCCAGGGGAGAGGACCGCGAGCGCTTTGTGATCAAGAGTCAGAAGAGATTGGGGCAGGTCTAG
- a CDS encoding diguanylate cyclase domain-containing protein — protein sequence MNMDNGLLIVEDEGVVALDLQTSLESLGYRVLGVCANADDAVRRAGADRPDLVLMDIHLDGDVPGTEAARVIRERFQIPSIFLTAYAEDDMLRNAEGSAPYGYLLKPYQLRELNASVRMGLARRRAEVEEQRQRRRLRMAVEAARLGVWEWGGRRGEMAWEQEFLDAFPFAVAEDGLPGLLGMAEADAAELTRILESERVLQKTVKLDAEGAERWLELCGRNFAAQGEPARWVGVARDVTDAHLSEASLRQASVVFQASAEGILVLDHRRCIVSANESFYRLTGLSAEESLGSDPDDCLHVEPHGESFYRRLEGERHFWQGEVVCRRRGETFPCWQHASVVRDGEGAVSHYVLAISDISAIRAAEAHIHFLAYHDQLTGLGNRHFLQVELDKEIARAKRRNERIALLFIDLDGFKAVNDGWGHEAGDALLVAMAERLRQHVRGEDLVVRLGGDEFLVVAPGLDRGESCSVMVGRLLTVLAQPVALGDDECAVSASIGVAFFPENGGDLGGLLHAADRAMYQAKRAGKNEFRMAAE from the coding sequence ATGAATATGGACAACGGTTTGTTGATCGTGGAAGACGAAGGGGTGGTGGCGCTGGACTTGCAGACCAGTCTGGAGTCTTTGGGTTACCGGGTGCTCGGCGTCTGCGCCAATGCGGACGACGCGGTGCGGCGGGCGGGGGCGGATCGGCCGGATCTGGTGTTGATGGACATTCATCTGGACGGCGACGTGCCGGGCACCGAGGCGGCGCGCGTGATACGCGAGCGTTTCCAGATCCCGTCCATCTTTCTGACCGCCTACGCCGAGGACGATATGCTGCGCAACGCGGAAGGCAGCGCGCCCTACGGCTATCTGCTCAAGCCGTATCAGTTGCGGGAGCTGAACGCCTCGGTGCGCATGGGGCTGGCGCGGCGCAGGGCGGAGGTGGAGGAGCAGCGTCAGCGCCGTCGCTTGCGCATGGCGGTGGAGGCGGCCCGGCTGGGGGTGTGGGAATGGGGCGGCCGGCGCGGCGAGATGGCGTGGGAGCAGGAGTTTCTGGACGCGTTCCCGTTCGCCGTCGCCGAGGACGGGCTGCCCGGTTTGCTCGGCATGGCCGAGGCCGACGCCGCCGAGTTGACGCGGATCTTGGAGTCCGAGCGGGTCTTGCAGAAAACAGTGAAGCTGGACGCGGAGGGCGCGGAGCGCTGGCTTGAGCTGTGCGGGCGCAATTTCGCCGCGCAGGGCGAGCCGGCGCGTTGGGTGGGGGTGGCGCGAGACGTGACCGACGCGCATTTGAGCGAGGCCAGCCTGCGGCAAGCCAGCGTGGTGTTTCAGGCCAGCGCGGAGGGGATTCTGGTATTGGATCATCGGCGTTGCATCGTGTCGGCGAACGAATCCTTTTACCGATTGACGGGCTTGAGCGCGGAAGAGTCGTTGGGCAGTGATCCGGACGATTGCCTGCATGTGGAGCCGCATGGCGAGAGTTTTTACCGCCGGCTGGAGGGTGAGCGGCATTTCTGGCAGGGCGAGGTGGTGTGTCGCCGCCGGGGTGAAACCTTTCCTTGCTGGCAGCATGCGTCGGTGGTGCGGGACGGGGAGGGGGCGGTCAGTCATTACGTGCTGGCCATCTCCGATATTTCGGCGATACGCGCGGCGGAAGCGCATATTCATTTCCTGGCCTACCATGATCAGCTGACCGGTTTGGGCAATCGCCATTTTCTGCAGGTGGAACTGGATAAGGAGATTGCCAGGGCCAAGCGCCGCAATGAGCGCATCGCGCTCTTGTTCATCGATCTGGACGGCTTCAAGGCGGTGAACGACGGCTGGGGGCACGAGGCGGGCGACGCGTTGCTGGTGGCGATGGCCGAGCGTCTGCGTCAGCATGTGCGCGGCGAGGATTTGGTGGTGCGCCTGGGTGGAGACGAATTTCTGGTGGTGGCGCCGGGCTTGGATCGCGGAGAGTCCTGCAGCGTGATGGTGGGGCGGCTCTTGACGGTGTTGGCGCAGCCGGTGGCTTTGGGTGACGACGAGTGCGCGGTGTCGGCCAGCATAGGGGTGGCGTTCTTTCCGGAAAACGGCGGCGATCTGGGCGGTTTGCTGCATGCGGCCGACCGGGCGATGTACCAGGCCAAGAGGGCGGGTAAGAACGAATTCAGGATGGCGGCGGAATAA
- a CDS encoding (Fe-S)-binding protein, whose amino-acid sequence MKPANVYLFGTCLLDLFLPQAGVDAIALLEGLGLRVHFPQQQSCCGQPAYTSGHPAEALAVARAQLDCFAEDWPIVVPSGSCGGMIKHHWPKLFAGQPDEARACAAAARVVEFSDFLLNHLDWRPQDQGPKVKVAVHTSCSARREMNVHLSSWALLERLANVERVVHDHESECCGFGGTFSIKHPDIAGAMVTDKAAALRDSGAVEFITADGGCLLNINGKLAKEGRAFRGRHLASFLLERVGGKA is encoded by the coding sequence ATGAAGCCTGCCAACGTGTATCTGTTCGGCACCTGTCTGCTGGACCTGTTTTTGCCGCAGGCCGGCGTGGACGCCATCGCCTTGCTGGAAGGCCTGGGCTTGCGAGTGCACTTTCCGCAGCAACAGAGCTGCTGCGGCCAGCCGGCCTATACCAGCGGCCATCCGGCGGAAGCGCTGGCGGTGGCGCGGGCGCAGCTGGACTGCTTTGCCGAGGACTGGCCCATCGTGGTGCCGTCCGGCTCCTGCGGCGGCATGATCAAGCACCACTGGCCCAAGCTGTTCGCCGGCCAGCCGGACGAGGCGCGCGCCTGCGCGGCGGCCGCGCGGGTGGTGGAGTTCAGCGATTTTCTGCTCAACCATCTGGACTGGCGGCCGCAAGATCAGGGCCCCAAGGTGAAGGTGGCGGTGCACACCTCCTGTTCCGCCCGCCGTGAAATGAATGTGCATCTGTCCTCTTGGGCCTTGCTGGAGCGGCTGGCCAATGTGGAACGGGTGGTGCACGACCATGAATCCGAGTGCTGCGGTTTCGGCGGCACTTTTTCGATCAAGCATCCTGACATCGCCGGGGCGATGGTGACGGACAAGGCCGCCGCGCTGCGGGACAGCGGCGCGGTGGAGTTCATCACCGCGGACGGCGGCTGTCTGCTCAATATCAACGGCAAGCTGGCCAAGGAGGGCAGGGCGTTTCGGGGCCGGCATCTGGCCAGCTTTCTGCTGGAGCGCGTGGGAGGCAAGGCATGA
- a CDS encoding lactate permease LctP family transporter: MMIWTQNYFPSGGMALSALMAALPIIFFFLALAVFRLKGHVAGSLTVLLALLVATLFYGMPADMALAAAGFGFAYGLWPIAWIIIAAVFLYKITVKTGQFDIIRASVLSVTEDQRLQMLLVGFSFGAFLEGAAGFGAPVAITAALLVGLGFNPLYAAGLCLIANTAPVAFGAMGIPIIVAGQVTGLDPFAIGAKAGHQLPFLSVLVPFWLVMMMDGLKGVRQTWPAVLVAGGSFAVTQYFTSNYIGPELPDITSALVSLVCLTLFLKVWQPREIFTFAGRRAPSPRRPSGFGLGRIARAWGPFLILTALVTLWSLKPFKALFAKGGALEHWVLKFHVPYLDNLVIKTAPIVAADKPYEALYKLDLLSAVGTAIFVAALLSIVLLRFRPAQAAAAFGETLLELKRPILSIGMVLAFAFVANYSGMSSTLALCLANTGKAFPFFSPFLGWLGVFLTGSDTSSNALFSALQASTAHQLGVSDILLVAANTTGGVTGKMISPQSIAVACAAVGLVGKEADLFRFTLKHSLIFCSLVGAMTYAMAYF; the protein is encoded by the coding sequence ATCATGATCTGGACCCAAAACTACTTTCCGTCCGGCGGCATGGCGCTGTCGGCGCTGATGGCGGCCTTGCCGATTATTTTCTTTTTCCTGGCGCTGGCGGTGTTCCGGCTCAAGGGCCATGTCGCCGGCAGCCTGACCGTGCTGCTGGCCTTGCTGGTGGCCACGCTGTTCTACGGCATGCCGGCGGACATGGCGCTGGCCGCCGCCGGTTTCGGCTTCGCCTACGGCCTGTGGCCCATCGCCTGGATCATCATCGCCGCGGTGTTTCTGTACAAGATCACCGTCAAGACCGGGCAGTTCGACATCATCCGCGCCTCGGTGTTGTCGGTGACCGAGGATCAACGGCTGCAGATGCTGCTGGTGGGCTTTTCCTTCGGCGCCTTTCTGGAGGGCGCCGCCGGCTTCGGCGCGCCGGTGGCTATCACCGCCGCGCTGCTGGTGGGCCTGGGCTTCAATCCGCTGTACGCGGCCGGCCTGTGCCTGATCGCCAATACCGCGCCGGTGGCTTTCGGCGCCATGGGCATTCCCATCATCGTCGCCGGTCAGGTCACCGGGCTGGACCCTTTCGCCATCGGCGCCAAGGCCGGACATCAACTGCCGTTTCTGTCGGTGCTGGTGCCGTTCTGGCTGGTGATGATGATGGACGGCCTCAAAGGCGTGCGCCAAACCTGGCCGGCGGTGCTGGTGGCCGGCGGCTCCTTCGCCGTCACTCAGTATTTCACCTCCAACTACATCGGGCCGGAACTGCCGGACATCACTTCGGCCCTGGTCAGCCTGGTGTGTCTGACGCTGTTCCTGAAAGTGTGGCAGCCGCGCGAGATCTTCACTTTCGCCGGTCGCCGCGCGCCCAGCCCGCGCCGGCCTTCCGGCTTCGGCCTGGGCCGGATCGCCCGCGCCTGGGGGCCGTTCCTGATCCTGACCGCGCTGGTGACGCTGTGGAGCCTGAAACCGTTCAAGGCCTTGTTCGCCAAGGGCGGCGCGCTGGAGCATTGGGTGCTGAAGTTCCATGTGCCCTACCTGGACAATCTGGTGATCAAGACCGCGCCCATCGTGGCCGCGGACAAGCCTTACGAGGCGCTGTACAAGCTGGACCTGCTGTCCGCCGTGGGCACCGCCATTTTCGTCGCGGCCTTGCTGTCCATCGTGTTGCTGCGCTTCCGGCCGGCGCAGGCCGCCGCCGCCTTCGGCGAAACCCTGCTGGAACTAAAGCGGCCCATCCTGTCCATCGGCATGGTGCTGGCCTTCGCCTTTGTCGCCAATTATTCCGGCATGTCCAGCACGCTGGCCTTGTGCCTGGCCAATACCGGCAAGGCCTTTCCCTTTTTCTCGCCCTTCCTGGGCTGGCTGGGCGTGTTCCTGACCGGTTCCGATACCTCGTCCAACGCCTTGTTCTCGGCACTGCAGGCGTCCACCGCGCATCAGTTGGGCGTGTCGGACATTCTGCTGGTGGCGGCCAACACCACCGGCGGCGTGACCGGCAAGATGATTTCGCCGCAGTCCATCGCCGTGGCCTGCGCGGCGGTGGGCCTGGTGGGCAAGGAGGCGGACCTGTTCCGCTTCACCCTCAAGCACAGCCTGATCTTTTGCAGCCTGGTGGGGGCGATGACTTACGCGATGGCGTATTTCTGA
- a CDS encoding FAD-binding and (Fe-S)-binding domain-containing protein produces MSMSPAHQAFHQDLLAAMPAARIYTDPLSTLAYGTDASFYRLRPQIVARVDCEAEVAAILALARRHRVALTFRAAGTSLSGQAVSDSVLVLLGDGFNHGQVLDDGARVRLGPAMIGSHANALLAPYGRKIGPDPASINSAKIGGIAANNSSGMCCGTRDNSYHTLAAMRLLLLDGAALDTGDAASVAAFRQSHAALLAGLSGLAAELRADAALAERVRRKYRLKNTTGYGINALLDFDDPVDMLSHVLIGSEGTLGFISEITFHSVIEHPHKASALLLFDALEPCCRAVSALSAAANAHGVAAVELIDSRSLRALHGKPGLPDFLARPFGPEEACLLIEARAGSEAELERHCAAIDQLLAGFAPRLSSGFSREATVCDSYWALRKGLFPAVGAVRPLGSTVVIEDVAFPIPQLADGVARLTALFDRHGYDEALLFGHALDGNLHFVFAPSFDSEREVARYDAFMQDVSALVAGEYDGSLKAEHGTGRNVAPFVRQEWGDAAWNIMRRIKALFDPDGLLNPGVIITDNERLHLENLKPLPAADPIVDRCIECGFCEAACPSHGLTLSPRQRIVAWRRIQQLSRDGGAAEELAALRADFRYRAIDTCAATGMCATRCPVGINTGDLMKRLQGPSPRPRAARFAARHIGAAASAVRAGLALAHLFGPERLHRISLRLRRRHKVIPLLPAHLPRPAGRLPAAGGDGEPVVLFLSCVNRALAADADGGNAAAPTLALLRRAGFSPRYPSGQDGLCCGQPFASANAAEALDISQNALNLALLAASEDGRHPVYLDNGPCAARILSAQRQGRLDARLRLFDAARFLDAFVAPRLAVTRKLAQLALHIPCSAAEMGAADALKRLAGRCAERLTVPDIACCGFAGDKGFTVPELNAHSLRRLPPALPQGCRHGVSMSRTCQIGLSEHAGFEYRSIEALLDFCTTPGACLRSSELRRDEAKTAEKAECTDGT; encoded by the coding sequence ATGAGCATGAGCCCGGCGCATCAGGCTTTCCATCAGGATTTGCTGGCGGCGATGCCGGCGGCGCGCATCTACACCGACCCGCTGTCCACATTGGCTTACGGCACCGACGCCAGCTTCTACCGGCTGCGGCCGCAAATCGTCGCCCGCGTCGACTGCGAGGCGGAAGTGGCTGCCATCCTGGCGCTGGCGCGCCGCCACCGAGTGGCGCTGACCTTCCGCGCCGCCGGCACCAGCTTGTCCGGCCAGGCGGTCAGCGATTCGGTGCTGGTCTTGCTGGGCGATGGCTTCAACCATGGCCAGGTCTTGGACGACGGTGCGCGCGTCCGGCTGGGGCCGGCGATGATAGGCAGCCACGCCAACGCCCTGCTGGCGCCTTACGGCCGCAAGATCGGCCCGGACCCGGCGTCGATCAATAGCGCCAAGATCGGCGGCATCGCCGCCAACAACTCCAGCGGCATGTGCTGCGGCACCCGCGACAACAGCTATCACACGCTGGCGGCGATGCGCCTGCTGCTGCTGGACGGCGCCGCGCTGGACACCGGCGACGCCGCCAGCGTGGCGGCTTTCCGCCAGTCCCACGCCGCGCTGCTGGCCGGCTTGTCCGGCCTGGCGGCCGAATTGCGCGCCGACGCGGCGCTGGCCGAGCGGGTGCGCCGCAAATACCGGCTGAAGAACACCACGGGCTACGGCATCAACGCCTTGCTGGATTTCGACGACCCGGTGGACATGCTCAGCCATGTGTTGATCGGTTCCGAGGGCACGCTGGGCTTCATCAGCGAAATCACCTTCCACAGCGTGATCGAGCATCCGCACAAGGCCTCGGCCTTGCTGCTGTTCGACGCGCTGGAGCCGTGCTGCCGCGCGGTGTCGGCGCTGAGCGCGGCCGCAAACGCCCACGGCGTGGCGGCGGTGGAGCTGATAGACAGCCGCAGCCTGCGCGCCTTGCACGGCAAGCCGGGGCTGCCGGATTTCCTGGCGCGGCCGTTCGGTCCGGAGGAGGCCTGTTTGCTGATTGAGGCGCGCGCCGGCTCCGAGGCGGAGCTGGAGCGCCATTGCGCGGCAATAGACCAACTGCTGGCGGGTTTCGCGCCGCGTCTGTCCAGCGGCTTCAGCCGCGAGGCCACGGTATGCGACAGCTATTGGGCCTTGCGCAAGGGCCTGTTTCCAGCGGTGGGCGCGGTGCGGCCGCTGGGCAGCACCGTGGTGATCGAGGACGTGGCGTTTCCGATTCCGCAGCTGGCCGACGGCGTGGCCAGGCTGACGGCCTTGTTCGACCGCCACGGCTATGACGAGGCCTTGTTGTTCGGCCATGCCTTGGACGGCAATCTGCATTTCGTGTTCGCGCCCAGCTTCGACAGCGAGCGCGAGGTGGCGCGTTACGACGCTTTCATGCAGGACGTCAGCGCGCTGGTGGCCGGCGAATACGACGGCTCGCTGAAGGCCGAGCACGGCACTGGCCGCAATGTCGCGCCCTTTGTGCGCCAGGAGTGGGGAGACGCCGCCTGGAACATCATGCGCCGCATCAAGGCCTTGTTCGACCCGGACGGTCTGCTCAATCCCGGCGTGATCATCACCGACAACGAGCGGCTGCACCTGGAAAACCTCAAGCCCTTGCCGGCGGCCGATCCCATCGTCGACCGCTGCATCGAATGCGGCTTTTGCGAGGCGGCTTGTCCGTCGCACGGGCTGACGCTGAGCCCGCGCCAGCGCATCGTCGCCTGGCGCCGCATCCAGCAATTGAGCCGCGACGGCGGCGCGGCGGAAGAGCTGGCCGCGCTGCGCGCCGATTTCCGCTACCGCGCCATCGATACCTGCGCCGCCACCGGCATGTGCGCGACGCGCTGTCCGGTGGGCATCAATACCGGCGATCTGATGAAGCGCTTGCAAGGCCCGTCGCCGCGGCCCCGCGCCGCGCGCTTCGCCGCCCGCCACATCGGCGCCGCCGCGTCCGCCGTCCGCGCCGGCCTGGCGCTGGCGCATCTATTCGGGCCGGAGCGGCTGCACCGCATCAGCTTGCGGCTGCGTCGCCGCCACAAGGTGATTCCCTTGCTGCCCGCGCATCTGCCGCGGCCGGCCGGCCGTCTGCCCGCCGCCGGCGGCGACGGCGAGCCGGTGGTGCTCTTCCTCAGCTGCGTCAACCGCGCGCTGGCCGCGGACGCCGACGGCGGCAACGCCGCCGCGCCCACGCTGGCCTTGCTGCGCCGCGCCGGTTTCAGCCCTCGCTATCCGTCCGGCCAGGATGGCCTGTGCTGCGGCCAGCCCTTCGCCTCGGCCAATGCCGCGGAGGCGCTGGACATCAGTCAGAACGCGCTGAACCTGGCCTTGCTGGCCGCCAGCGAAGACGGCCGCCATCCGGTTTACCTGGACAACGGGCCGTGCGCGGCGCGCATCCTGTCCGCCCAGCGCCAAGGCCGGCTGGACGCGCGCTTGCGTCTGTTCGACGCGGCCCGCTTCCTGGACGCCTTCGTCGCGCCGCGGCTGGCGGTGACGCGCAAGCTGGCGCAACTGGCGCTGCACATCCCCTGCAGCGCCGCCGAGATGGGCGCGGCGGACGCGCTCAAGCGGCTGGCCGGCCGCTGCGCCGAGCGGCTGACGGTGCCGGACATCGCCTGCTGCGGCTTCGCCGGCGACAAGGGCTTCACCGTGCCGGAGCTGAACGCGCACAGCTTGCGACGGCTGCCGCCGGCCTTGCCCCAGGGCTGCCGCCACGGCGTGTCGATGAGCCGCACTTGTCAGATCGGCCTGAGCGAGCACGCCGGCTTTGAATACCGCAGCATCGAGGCGCTGCTGGATTTTTGCACCACCCCTGGAGCGTGTTTACGATCTAGCGAGCTAAGGCGAGACGAGGCGAAAACGGCTGAGAAAGCGGAATGTACAGATGGTACATGA
- a CDS encoding LutB/LldF family L-lactate oxidation iron-sulfur protein, with product MSEHKIELYPSRQFKQQARAALADGELRHSLRGAMDFLMAKRLSAFDDPAELDALRALGEAIRQRCLSRLPDLLEQLEARLSANGVQVHWAETADEANRIIHGLVAARAGRLMVKGKSMVSEEIELNHYLEARGVAAVESDMGEYIVQLAGEKPTHIIMPAIHKTKADIARLFHDKLPGTPYTEDVDELIQIGRGALRRLYLDADVGLSGVNFAVAETGTLCLVENEGNGRMCTTVPDLHIAITGIEKVVEKLADVPPLYSLLTRSAIGQPITTYFNMISGPRRAGEKDGPREVHLVLLDNGRSQAYADAQLRKTLQCIRCGACMNHCPVYARIGGHAYGTTYPGPIGEIISPHLLGLENTRDLPTASSLCGACGEVCPVKIPIPEMLMRLREESQRPAGEAVSHPLRGQGAAASAAERLAWKGWRQVHASPRLYRWFGWGATRLRKLALGGQLGWTQNHAPLTPAPKTLHELVREREARRAAGERP from the coding sequence ATGAGCGAGCACAAGATCGAGCTTTATCCCTCGCGCCAATTCAAGCAGCAGGCGCGCGCGGCATTGGCCGACGGCGAACTGCGCCACAGCCTGCGCGGGGCGATGGATTTTCTGATGGCCAAGCGTTTGTCGGCCTTCGACGATCCGGCGGAACTGGACGCCTTGCGCGCGCTGGGCGAGGCCATTCGCCAGCGTTGCCTGTCGCGGCTGCCGGACTTGCTGGAGCAGTTGGAGGCGAGGCTGAGCGCCAACGGCGTGCAAGTGCATTGGGCCGAGACCGCGGACGAGGCCAATCGCATCATCCACGGTCTGGTGGCGGCGCGCGCCGGCCGGCTGATGGTCAAGGGCAAGTCCATGGTCAGCGAGGAAATCGAACTCAACCATTATCTGGAAGCGCGCGGCGTCGCCGCGGTGGAAAGCGATATGGGCGAGTACATCGTGCAGCTGGCCGGCGAAAAGCCCACTCACATCATCATGCCGGCGATACACAAGACCAAGGCCGACATCGCGAGGCTATTCCACGACAAGCTGCCGGGCACGCCCTACACCGAGGACGTGGACGAGTTGATACAGATAGGCCGCGGCGCGCTGCGCCGGCTCTATCTGGACGCCGACGTCGGCCTGTCCGGCGTCAACTTCGCGGTGGCGGAAACCGGCACGCTGTGCCTGGTGGAGAACGAGGGCAACGGCCGCATGTGCACCACGGTGCCGGACCTGCACATCGCCATCACCGGCATAGAGAAAGTGGTGGAGAAGCTGGCCGACGTGCCGCCCTTGTACAGCCTGCTGACCCGCTCTGCCATCGGCCAGCCCATCACCACTTATTTCAATATGATCAGCGGCCCGCGCCGCGCCGGCGAAAAAGACGGTCCGCGTGAAGTGCATCTGGTGCTGCTGGACAACGGCCGCAGCCAGGCCTACGCCGACGCGCAATTGCGCAAGACGCTGCAATGCATACGCTGCGGCGCCTGCATGAATCATTGCCCGGTCTACGCCCGCATCGGCGGCCACGCTTACGGCACCACCTATCCGGGGCCGATCGGCGAGATCATTTCGCCGCATCTGCTGGGCCTGGAAAACACCCGCGATCTGCCCACCGCCTCCAGCCTGTGCGGCGCTTGCGGCGAGGTCTGCCCGGTGAAGATCCCCATCCCCGAGATGCTGATGCGGCTGCGCGAGGAAAGCCAACGTCCGGCCGGGGAGGCGGTCAGCCATCCGCTGCGCGGCCAGGGCGCGGCGGCCAGCGCGGCGGAGCGGCTGGCCTGGAAGGGCTGGCGCCAGGTCCACGCCTCGCCGCGGCTGTACCGCTGGTTCGGCTGGGGCGCCACCCGGCTGCGCAAGCTCGCGCTTGGCGGCCAGTTGGGCTGGACCCAGAACCACGCGCCGCTGACGCCGGCGCCCAAGACCCTGCACGAGCTGGTGCGCGAACGCGAAGCGCGCCGCGCCGCCGGGGAGCGGCCATGA
- a CDS encoding LutC/YkgG family protein has product MSAREAILAKLRAAPREELPRPELDAHFRRFAPPQHSLDALRGWARAMRAVKTEVLWVRADDWHTRLAVWIAQRRPASLLLSDTAHGRRAEAVLQGLPTPPALRFFDRAVDGWKAELFEIEAAFTAARCGIAATGTLVLWPDAQEPRTMSLVPPLHIILFDTATLYPDFYSAMRCENWQDGMPTNALLISGPSKTADIQLTLAYGAHGPRELLVLAQLPEHIDPAQLEQAEEARP; this is encoded by the coding sequence ATGAGCGCCCGCGAGGCCATTCTGGCCAAGCTGCGCGCCGCGCCGCGCGAGGAGTTGCCGCGGCCGGAACTGGACGCGCATTTCCGGCGCTTCGCGCCGCCGCAGCACAGCCTGGATGCCTTGCGCGGCTGGGCGCGGGCGATGCGGGCGGTGAAGACCGAGGTGCTGTGGGTGCGCGCCGACGACTGGCACACGCGGCTGGCGGTGTGGATCGCGCAGCGGCGGCCGGCCTCCTTGCTGCTGTCCGACACCGCGCACGGCCGCCGCGCCGAGGCGGTGCTGCAAGGCTTGCCGACGCCGCCGGCGCTGCGTTTCTTCGACCGCGCCGTCGACGGCTGGAAGGCCGAGCTGTTCGAGATCGAGGCCGCGTTCACCGCGGCGCGCTGCGGCATCGCCGCCACCGGCACCCTGGTGCTGTGGCCGGACGCGCAGGAGCCGCGGACCATGAGCCTGGTGCCGCCGCTGCACATCATCCTGTTCGACACCGCCACGCTCTATCCGGACTTCTACAGCGCGATGCGTTGTGAAAACTGGCAGGACGGCATGCCTACCAACGCCTTGCTGATTTCCGGTCCGTCCAAGACCGCCGACATCCAGCTGACGCTGGCCTACGGCGCGCACGGCCCGCGTGAACTGCTGGTGCTGGCGCAGCTGCCCGAGCACATCGATCCGGCGCAGCTGGAGCAGGCGGAGGAGGCCCGACCATGA
- a CDS encoding FCD domain-containing protein, which translates to MAYPKLNIPKLSGVIVEQLEKRILDGVLKPGDRLPPERQLAEEFGVSRPSLREAIQQLASRGLLSSRQGGGTWVTDRLETAFSDPWEKLLNQHQDLHGDLLEFRRVLEGAAARSAANRATPADLQRLEHCVNQLQSAYDGGDLAQQAQADVRFHQAVAEASHNVLFAHLSGSLLAMLHRHVKDNIADLFAVGEVADALRAQHLAIWEAIRDKQPDAAQQAVEQHLDFVATTLQSRQRQAERDARARMRLEHQDP; encoded by the coding sequence ATGGCCTATCCCAAACTGAACATCCCCAAACTCTCCGGCGTCATCGTCGAACAACTGGAAAAGCGCATTCTGGACGGCGTGCTCAAACCGGGAGACCGCCTGCCGCCGGAACGGCAGCTGGCCGAGGAGTTCGGCGTGTCCCGGCCCTCGCTGCGCGAGGCGATCCAGCAACTGGCGTCGCGCGGCCTGCTCAGCAGCCGCCAGGGCGGCGGCACCTGGGTGACGGACCGGCTGGAAACCGCGTTTTCCGACCCCTGGGAAAAGCTGCTGAACCAGCATCAGGACTTGCACGGAGACTTATTGGAATTCAGGCGGGTGCTGGAGGGCGCGGCGGCGCGCAGCGCGGCCAACCGCGCCACGCCGGCCGACCTACAGCGTCTGGAACATTGCGTGAACCAATTGCAGAGCGCCTACGACGGCGGAGATCTGGCCCAACAGGCGCAGGCCGACGTGCGCTTTCACCAGGCGGTGGCCGAGGCCTCGCACAATGTCTTGTTCGCCCATCTGAGCGGCAGCCTGCTGGCCATGCTGCATCGGCACGTCAAGGACAATATCGCCGATTTGTTCGCGGTGGGAGAAGTGGCGGACGCGCTGCGCGCGCAGCATCTGGCCATCTGGGAAGCTATCCGCGACAAGCAGCCGGACGCCGCGCAGCAAGCGGTGGAACAACATCTGGACTTTGTCGCCACCACGCTGCAAAGCAGGCAGCGGCAAGCGGAGCGCGATGCGCGGGCGCGCATGCGCCTGGAACATCAGGACCCTTGA